A section of the Rhodospirillales bacterium genome encodes:
- the fusA gene encoding elongation factor G, with the protein MADINVPLDRYRNIGIMAHIDAGKTTTTERILYYTGKSHKIGEVHDGAATMDWMEQEQERGITITSAATTAYWVSNGEQYRVNIIDTPGHVDFTIEVERSLKVLDGAVCLLDGNQGVEPQTETVWRQGDKYHVPRIIFANKMDKIGADFYMCIDSVKKRLGIEPLVLTLPIGIESNFEGVIDLLKMKAIIWDSESLGATFREEEIPADLKDKAVEYHEKLVERAVEMDDAAMEAYLEGKQPDLATLKSCIRKGTTTLKLIPMMCGSAFKNKGVQPMLDAVCDFLPSPLDVGAVKGKKMYSDEDDTRKPDLAEPFAGLAFKIMTDPFVGTLTFVRIYSGKLDAGSYALNSTKDKKERIGRMLLMHANSREEIKTAQAGDIVALVGLKDTVTGDTLCDPNKPIVLERMEFPEPVIEIAIEPKTKADQEKMGIALGKLVAEDPSFRVSTDIESGQTIMKGMGELHLDIKVDILKRTYGVEANIGAPQVAYRETITKAAEIDYTHKKQTGGTGQFARVIMTFRPISQSSDPKLEKGATFNFVNSIVGGSVPKEYIPGVVKGLDGSKESGVVAGFPVIDFEVELTDGAYHDVDSSALAFEIATRAAFKEGMAKAGPQLLEPIMKVEVVTPEEYMGDIIGDINSRRGQIASMEERGNAKVISAMVPLSSMFGYINLLRSISQGRASYSMVYDHYEPVPSHIADEVKKKMAA; encoded by the coding sequence ATGGCTGACATCAACGTTCCTCTCGACCGCTACCGCAACATCGGCATCATGGCCCACATTGATGCCGGCAAGACGACGACGACCGAGCGCATCCTTTACTACACCGGTAAATCGCACAAGATCGGCGAAGTCCACGACGGCGCTGCGACGATGGACTGGATGGAGCAGGAGCAGGAGCGCGGGATCACCATTACCTCCGCCGCGACGACAGCCTACTGGGTTAGCAACGGTGAACAATACCGCGTCAACATCATCGACACCCCCGGCCACGTCGACTTCACGATCGAGGTCGAGCGTTCGCTCAAGGTTCTCGACGGTGCGGTCTGCCTGCTTGATGGCAACCAGGGCGTCGAGCCCCAGACCGAAACCGTCTGGCGCCAGGGCGATAAATACCATGTGCCGCGTATCATCTTCGCCAACAAGATGGACAAAATCGGTGCCGATTTCTACATGTGCATCGACTCGGTGAAAAAACGTCTTGGCATCGAACCGCTGGTTCTGACGCTGCCGATCGGCATCGAAAGCAACTTTGAAGGCGTGATCGACCTGCTCAAGATGAAGGCGATCATCTGGGATTCCGAAAGCCTCGGCGCGACCTTCCGCGAGGAGGAGATTCCGGCCGACCTCAAGGACAAGGCCGTCGAATACCACGAAAAACTGGTCGAACGTGCGGTCGAAATGGACGACGCGGCGATGGAGGCGTACCTGGAAGGCAAGCAGCCCGACCTCGCCACCCTCAAATCCTGCATCCGTAAGGGGACGACCACGCTCAAGCTCATCCCGATGATGTGCGGCTCGGCCTTCAAGAACAAGGGTGTCCAGCCGATGCTCGACGCCGTGTGTGACTTCCTGCCCAGCCCGCTCGACGTGGGCGCCGTCAAAGGCAAGAAGATGTATTCGGACGAGGACGACACGCGCAAGCCCGATCTGGCCGAGCCGTTTGCCGGCCTTGCCTTCAAGATCATGACCGACCCGTTCGTCGGCACGCTGACCTTCGTGCGTATCTACTCCGGCAAGCTTGATGCGGGCTCCTATGCCCTCAACTCGACCAAGGACAAGAAAGAGCGTATCGGTCGTATGCTGCTGATGCACGCCAACAGCCGCGAGGAAATCAAAACCGCGCAGGCCGGCGACATCGTGGCGCTGGTGGGTCTGAAGGATACCGTCACCGGTGATACGCTGTGCGATCCGAACAAGCCCATCGTGCTCGAGCGCATGGAATTCCCGGAACCGGTGATCGAAATCGCGATCGAGCCGAAAACAAAGGCCGACCAGGAAAAAATGGGCATCGCGCTGGGCAAGCTGGTAGCCGAGGACCCGTCCTTCCGCGTCAGCACGGATATCGAATCCGGCCAGACGATCATGAAGGGCATGGGCGAACTCCACCTCGACATCAAGGTCGATATCCTCAAGCGTACCTACGGGGTCGAAGCGAATATCGGCGCGCCGCAGGTCGCCTACCGTGAAACGATCACCAAGGCCGCGGAAATCGATTACACCCATAAAAAACAGACCGGCGGTACGGGCCAGTTCGCCCGCGTTATCATGACGTTCCGTCCGATTTCGCAAAGCAGCGATCCGAAGCTGGAGAAAGGCGCGACCTTCAACTTCGTCAACTCCATCGTCGGCGGCTCGGTGCCCAAGGAATACATACCGGGTGTCGTCAAGGGTTTGGATGGTTCGAAGGAAAGTGGCGTGGTCGCCGGCTTCCCGGTCATCGACTTCGAGGTCGAGCTGACCGACGGCGCATACCACGACGTCGACTCCTCGGCGCTGGCATTTGAAATCGCGACCCGCGCGGCCTTCAAGGAAGGCATGGCGAAGGCCGGTCCGCAACTGCTCGAACCGATCATGAAGGTCGAAGTCGTAACGCCCGAGGAATACATGGGCGACATCATCGGCGACATCAACTCGCGCCGCGGCCAGATTGCCAGCATGGAAGAACGCGGCAACGCCAAGGTCATTTCGGCCATGGTTCCGCTGTCCTCGATGTTCGGGTACATCAACCTGCTGCGCTCGATCTCGCAGGGTCGCGCCAGCTATTCGATGGTCTACGACCACTACGAACCGGTCCCGTCGCATATCGCCGACGAAGTGAAAAAGAAAATGGCTGCCTGA
- the tuf gene encoding elongation factor Tu encodes MSKEKFNRDKPHVNIGTIGHVDHGKTSLTAAITKVLAETGGATYTSYDNIDKAPEEKARGITISTSHVEYQTQNRHYAHVDCPGHADYVKNMITGAAQMDGAILVVSAADGPMPQTREHILLARQVGVPAIVVFLNKCDMVDDPELVDLVEMEVRELLSKYNFPGDKIPIVRGSAVCALEDKQPELGKEAVLKLMAAVDEYIPTPARPKDKPFLMPVEDVFSISGRGTVVTGRVEQGICKVGDELEIVGLRPTQKTVLTGVEMFRKLLDQGEAGDNIGALLRGTKREDVERGQVLCAPGSITPHTKFTAETYILSKEEGGRHTPFFNKYRPQFYFRTTDVTGTVELPGGTEMVMPGDNVTITVELIAPIAMAEGLRFAIREGGRTVGAGVVGKIIA; translated from the coding sequence ATGTCCAAGGAAAAGTTCAACCGCGACAAGCCGCACGTAAACATTGGAACGATTGGCCACGTGGACCATGGTAAGACGTCGCTGACGGCGGCGATCACGAAGGTTCTGGCGGAGACGGGCGGAGCGACGTACACGTCGTACGACAATATTGACAAGGCGCCGGAGGAGAAGGCGCGCGGGATCACGATTTCGACGTCGCACGTTGAATACCAGACGCAGAACCGTCACTACGCGCACGTGGACTGCCCTGGCCACGCGGACTACGTGAAGAACATGATCACGGGCGCGGCGCAGATGGACGGCGCGATTTTGGTTGTGTCGGCGGCGGACGGCCCGATGCCGCAGACGCGCGAACACATTTTGCTGGCGCGTCAGGTTGGCGTTCCTGCGATTGTGGTGTTTTTGAACAAATGCGACATGGTGGACGATCCGGAACTGGTTGACCTGGTTGAGATGGAAGTGCGCGAGCTGCTTTCGAAGTACAACTTCCCGGGCGACAAGATTCCGATCGTGCGCGGCTCGGCCGTGTGCGCGCTGGAAGACAAGCAGCCTGAACTGGGCAAGGAAGCGGTTCTGAAGCTGATGGCGGCGGTGGATGAATACATCCCGACGCCGGCGCGTCCGAAGGACAAGCCGTTCCTGATGCCTGTCGAGGACGTGTTCTCGATTTCGGGCCGGGGTACGGTGGTGACGGGCCGTGTGGAGCAAGGTATCTGCAAGGTCGGCGACGAACTGGAGATCGTGGGTCTGCGCCCGACGCAGAAGACGGTTCTGACGGGCGTCGAGATGTTTAGGAAGCTGCTGGATCAGGGCGAGGCTGGTGACAACATCGGTGCGCTGCTGCGCGGCACGAAGCGTGAAGACGTTGAGCGCGGTCAGGTTCTGTGCGCGCCGGGATCGATCACGCCGCACACGAAGTTCACGGCCGAGACGTACATTCTCTCGAAGGAGGAGGGTGGCCGCCACACGCCGTTCTTCAACAAGTACCGCCCGCAGTTTTACTTCCGCACGACGGACGTGACGGGTACGGTGGAGCTGCCCGGCGGGACCGAGATGGTGATGCCTGGCGACAACGTGACGATCACGGTTGAGCTGATTGCCCCGATCGCCATGGCCGAAGGCCTTCGCTTCGCGATCCGCGAAGGCGGCCGTACGGTCGGCGCCGGCGTCGTCGGTAAAATCATCGCTTAA
- the rpsJ gene encoding 30S ribosomal protein S10, with protein sequence MSAQDIRIRLRAFDHRLLDTASSEIVNTAKRTGAQVRGPVPLPTRVERFTVLRSPHIDKKSMEAFEMRTHKRVIDIVDPTPQTIDALMKLDLAAGVDVEIKLGQAA encoded by the coding sequence ATGAGCGCTCAAGACATCCGCATCCGCCTTCGGGCTTTCGATCACCGCCTGCTGGACACGGCATCGAGCGAGATCGTCAACACCGCCAAGCGCACCGGCGCGCAGGTCCGTGGCCCCGTGCCGCTGCCCACCCGCGTCGAGCGTTTCACGGTGCTGCGCTCGCCGCACATCGACAAGAAATCGATGGAAGCGTTTGAAATGCGTACCCACAAACGCGTGATTGACATTGTGGATCCCACGCCCCAGACCATCGACGCGCTGATGAAGCTCGACCTGGCCGCGGGTGTGGACGTTGAAATCAAGCTCGGACAGGCGGCATAG